Part of the Synechococcus sp. HK01-R genome is shown below.
CCTCAGCAAAACCGCTGCGCCTCACCACATGCAGACCCACATCACTCGAAAGGGCCTCGCAGAAACTGCTGTAGCCGGGTTTGCCCAGATGCCGCTCACAGTGGGGAAGAAGATCCAGGGGGCGAACACCCTCCGGTAAGAGCAACACATTCGAGCAAGCAGCAAGCCGTTCCCGTTCAGAGGCAAGCGCCGGCTCGCTGAGCACAAATCGATGGGATGACCAGCCGCGAAGCAAGCGGTCATCAAGGGCAAAGCCCAAACCACCGAAGCCGACGAAGACACGAGGCCTCGCATCGGTGGACAAAGCCTGCTCGAAGGACCTCGGGAGGGGCCTCGGTTGGCTCGCTGTCAGCCCGATGGAGATTTCTCGCAACCCCCAAGGCATCGCCAGCGAAAACGGACAACGCAAAAGCAAATCACCCCTGGAGTAGGCCTCTGCTGCAGCCTGCGCGTAATCGCTGAAAGCGCCGTCGAGAGGGGCATAAATCTCATCCCATCCGAAATTCGCCATCCAGACCAGCGGAACCCTGAGGCGTTCCGCGAGGGAAGCTGCCGCTGGTGGCACATCCCCGACAATCAGTACCGGCGAAGACTGAGCTGCGAGCCAAGCCGCTTCAGCGGCAATCTGATCAGGTAGTTCCTCGTGGAGATCAGCAAGAGCGGCCAGTGTCGCCTCGGGATCCGTTCCGAGGGCATCGGACTGCACCATGCCCACATCCCATCGACAGCGTCGCAACTCCACTGGCAGGCCTCGAAAGACAAGGCCCAGAAACCTGGGATCCACTGCCGTACTGACCACCAGCCTTGATCCAGGAGAAAGACGGTGCAGCTCCGCAAGTACGGACGCGTGACGAGCAGCATGACCAAATCCATGGCTGCTCAGGCAGGAGTAGATCAGCACCCAACCACCTCAGGAGCATTGCGGTGCCAAAGGGTCTCTTCGAACACCAGGGTGCCGTCGTCTTCATACCAACGGTGGCTGGCATGGCAGAGCTCACATCCGCTGAACTCCACCCAGGACCAATGGGTGAGTGAACGGCCATCAGCATCAACGCCCCGCCGCGGGACACAGGCCGCATTGAGATAGGCCGTACCAAGCCGATCCTGAAGGAAGGTGCAACGTTCACCCTGGCCTCCTTTAAGGCGATGGTGCATATGACCAAACACCACGAGGGGGACCTCGCGTCTCTGTCGGATCCGGTCAAGAGCCAGAGCCAAGTCTTGATCTCCCCAGTCGATCGCAGGGCGCTTCCAGTCCCGGCCACAGGGACTGGCCGCATCGGACCCCAGGCCCGAGGGACCCGCGTGGGCGAGAACCACGAGGGGACGATCCTGAGGAGCCTGCTCGGAGGCCTGCACGATTAATTGAGCAGAGTCTTCTAGCTCGATCGGACCGTAGGTGGCGGCCATGGCGCGGGAGAGGTGAAATCCACCCCCGGCGCTACCTGGCCGCGCACCAAGCACTGATAGGGCTGGTGCCGACCAATTGCGCAAACTCCAGGCGCAGTGACGATCCCCCAGCACCTTGACCTGGCGCTGAAACAACTCGCCGGTGGCATCTTTGCCCCGATCGTGATTACCAAGAATTACCGCAGTAGGGATTGGCAGAGCGGCAATCGCTTTGACCAAACGCAGATCCCCATCACTGAGGTCCCCCACAAACAGAACGGCATCCGGCTGAAGCTGGTCTAGAAGTCGGGCGTCAAGATCGTTCCACTGGCCATGCAGATCTCCGGCAATGGCCAGACGCAGCCTGCGAGGACCAGACGTCTGCACGGGCTGCGATGCAGGCTCTAGCGATGGAGACGCTTGCAATGCAGAGAGTGGTGATGCCTAGGCTGTTGCCATCCTGCCTCAGATGGTCCTGATGACCGCTGTCACTGCCAACTCGAAGGCCCCAACAGCGGTACCGGTTGACCTTGCTGCTGCGATCCAGGATCTGAAGCGGAAACGCAATGCCGTCATCCTGGCGCACTACTACCAGGAACCTGAGATTCAGGACATCGCCGACTTCATTGGTGATTCCCTCGAGCTTTCACGTAAAGCCGCTGGCACCAATGCTGATGTGATCGTCTTCTGCGGCGTCCATTTCATGGCGGAAACCGCGAAGATCCTCAGCCCCCAGAAAACTGTTCTCCTGCCAGATCTGGACGCCGGCTGCTCCCTTGCAGATGACTGTCCGGCCGATGCATTTGCTGACTTCCGCGCCCGCCATCCCGACCACATTGTGGTCAGCTACATCAATTGCACCGCGGCTGTCAAAGCACAAAGCGACCTGATTTGCACAAGCAGCAATGCCGTCGATCTCGTCAGGCAGCTTCCTGCCGATCGACCGATTCTCTTTGCGCCTGATCGCAATCTCGGTCGCTGGGTGCAGAAACAGAGCGGCAGGGAACTCACGCTCTGGCCAGGGCGCTGCATCGTGCACGAAACCTTCAGCGAAGAAGCGGTGCTCAGGCTTCAAATTGAACACCCAGCTGCCGAGGTGATCGCCCATCCTGAATGCCTCGAACCGCTGTTGGATCTTGCTGATTTCATCGGTTCCACCAGCAAACTGCTCCATCACGCAGAGAGCAGCAGCGCCGAAAGCTTCATCGTTCTCACTGAACCGGGCATCCTCCACCAGATGCAACAACGCATTCCTGGGAAAACCTTCCTAGCTGTGCCAGGTCTGGATGGCTGCAGCTGCAATGCCTGCCCTTACATGCGACTGAACACCCTGGAAAAGCTCTGGCGCTGCCTGTCCGTCGGTGCCCCAGAAATCGAAATGGATGAGGATCTTCGGCTGCGTGCCCTGCAGCCGATTCAACGGATGCTGGAGATGAGCCTCTGATTGAACGCACTCCTGAAGGGCTCTACTGCCACGCGGCAGAAGCCTGGATCGATCCGATTCGACCTGTACGCCGGGCTCTGATTACCCACGCCCATGCCGACCATGCCAGGGCTGGGTGCGGTGAGTATTTCGCCGTCAACGCCAGTGAAGCGATCCTGCGCGAACGGCTTGGGAGTGGAATCAGGCTGAACACAGTCAGTTACAGGGAACAACGGCGTATCGGGACAGTTCTGGTGTCGTTTCACAGCGCAGGACACGTGCTTGGAAGTGCCCAGATCCGTCTTGAGCATGAGGGATGTGTCTGGGTGGTAAGCGGTGATTACAAACGCTGCACAGACCCCAGCTGCGAGCCCTTTGAATCCGTGCCCTGCGATGTCTTGATCACTGAGGCAACGTTTGGTCTTCCGATCTACAGGTGGCGAAGTGGCGAGCAGGTGGCGCATGAGATCCGCGCCTGGTGGATGGGGGAACGATTGAGACCTTCACTCCTGTTCTGCTACGCCTTTGGAAAAGCCCAACGGGTGCTGGCGGAACTGAAAGCCATTGGTGTCGACGATGAGGTGCTGCTCCACGGAGCGGTGGAAACGGTGACTCGCCATTACAGGGATGCAGGCATTCCCATGACGGCCAGCCGTCCTCTGAGCGATCTTCCCCGAAATGCAAACCTGGAAGGTCGCCTCATCCTCGCTCCCCCTTCCGCCCATCGATCCGCTTGGATGCGCCGCTTCAAAACCCCGCAGACAGCCTTCGCATCTGGTTGGATGGCGGTGCGCGGAGCACGCCGCCGCAGGGGCTATGAACGAGGCTTCGTCCTCAGTGACCACGCTGACTGGCCTGGTCTCGTTCAAACCGTGAAGGAAAGCGGTGCCCGTCGTGTCTATGTGACCCATGGACAAAGCGATGTGCTGGCGCGTTACCTACGAGACGTCGAGGGACTGGACGCTGAACCGATCGAAGCGCTGCCTGCAGGAAGGGTGAGTAGCGCCGACGAGGGCAACTGACCTAGCGTCGTCCGGTTGCAGACTCCTGCCATGTCGCGTCTCTTCGTGGTCTGTCTGGCCACCAGCCTCGCCATCGCTCCCGCCCTGGCGGCTGACATTGAGGAGATCTCGATCGAGCGCATCCAAACGGTGATCTTCCCTGCCGATGGAGCTGAGGCCGCCGCCGCGATTTGCAACGGCCTGGCCGATGGAGTGTTGACCCGTGACGGAATCGGCGTGGATCTCGCCCGCCTTCAGAACGCTCTCGCCACCAGCGGCAACCCGGATCAAGTGAACCGCTACGTCAACGGTTTCAACCAAACGGCGCAGGCACGCCAGGGCTGCAACATCAGAATCAGCGATCCGCAAAACACTGACCTCTATCAGTGGCAGTACTGATCGGTGCAGGCGTTCGCGGACCTCATCGATGACCTGGACGCCACCAATGGCTCAGGACAGAAGGTCCAACGCATCGCCGCTTATCTCCAGGAACAACCTCCTGAAGATTCCGCCTGGACACTGCTTCTTCTGATCGGTCAACGCCGCAGGCGTTTGATCACAGGCCGCCGACTGCGGGATGTGCTTCAGAAGGAGAGCGGCATGCCGTCCTGGCTCTTTGCTGCCTGCCACAGCCAAGTTGGCGATTCAGCTGAAACCATCAGCCTTCTCTGGCCACAACTTGCAACGGAGCTGCCACGGGACTCACGACCCCTGGGGGCAGAGCTGGAGCCACTCATCCTCCAGATGAAACACGAGCCCCACCTTCACTGGTGGATGGAGACTCTGCTCCCAACCATCGCAGCCCTTGACGAGACGCTTCAGGCGCAGGCTCTCATCAAGGTGTGGCACCAACTCGCGCCCGAGCGACACCTGCTGTTGAACAAACTGCTCACCGGCGGCTTCCGGATCGGCGTGGCCAGGGGATTGGTGGTCAAGGCGATCGCTCGGGGTTTTGACCTCGAGGAAACGGTGGTCCTCGAACGATTAATGGGTCCCATGGAAGCCACGGTGCCATGGTTTCAACAACTGACGGCTCCGGTGGTCGACGCTCCCAGCGATCGTGGTGCCGTCCCCTATCCGTTTTTCCTGGCCAGCCCTGCGAAGGTCGACACCCTGCAAAACACCCCTCCCCGGGACTGGTGGGTGGAACACAAGTGGGATGGCATCCGCGGACAGCTGATTCGGCGACCGTCTGGGGTCTACCTATGGAGCCGAGGGGAGGAACTGATCAACGATCAGTTCCCGGAGCTGGTGACCATGGCCGAATCCCTCCCAGCCGGAACGGTGCTGGATGGAGAAGTGATCTGCTGGCGAATGAAGGCCAACACACCGATGCCCTTTAGTGCCCTTCAACGCCGACTTGGACGCCAACAGGTCGGACGGACCCTGCAGGACGAATGTCCAGCCAGCTTTATCGCCTATGACTTGATCGAATCTCAGGGGGAAGACCTGCGGGCGCGGCCACTCCACGAACGACTGACCCAACTCTGGGCACTTCGTGGCCTGAGCGGGGAAGACGCATGGCGCCTGCGCTGGAGTGAAGGAGAAGCTTTGCGTGACTGGGAAGATCTCCATGATCTTCGCCAGAACGCCGTTGCAGCTGGGGCGGAAGGCGTAATGCTGAAGCATCGAGAATCGCCTTACCTCAGCGGGCGCAAACGGGGGCATTGGTGGAAATTCAAGCGTGACCCCATGACGCTCGATGCGGTGCTGATCTACGCCCAGGCGGGGAGCGGCAGGCGCGCCAATATCTTCACCGACTACACCTTTGCGCTTTGGCAACGCAATGCTGAGGGGGAGGAATCCCATCAACTCGTGACCTTCGCCAAGGCCTACTCAGGCTTGGATGATCAAGAGATCCTTGAATTGGACCGCTGGATCCGACGCCATACCCGCGAACGGTTTGGGCCCGCAAGAGCGGTTGAACCTGAACTGGTTTTTGAAATTGGCTTTGAAGGAATTCAACGATCCAAACGTCACAAATGCGGTCTTGCCGTTCGTTTCCCGCGCATCCTGCGTTGGCGAAAGGATCGCCCCGCAAACAGCGCCGACACGATCAACCGGGCCGAGGAGCTATTGGCTCTTCAACCGCAAGCTGAAGCACAAGCGTGAACGGGCGGTCGCACGATCGAGAGCTACTCGCCCCCGTTGAGGAGTGGTTTGAACGCCAGGGATGGACACCACTTCCTTTTCAACGCCAGACCTGGCAAGCCCATCTGAGGGGCCGCAGTGGGTTAATTCAGGTTCCCACTGGCTCTGGCAAGACCTATGCCGCCGTGATGGCACCCATTGCCAAGGCGCTTGCTCAATCTGTCCCGAGACGTGGGGTGCGTCTGCTCTACATCACACCTCTGAGGGCCCTGAGCCGAGACCTCGCCCAGGCGCTGCTGGAACCGATCGAGGCGATGGGATGGCCCTTGAGGGTTGGTATCCGCAATGGCGATACCCCCAGTGCCGAACGCAGTCGACAACTCAAGTCGCCACCAGACATTTTGATCACCACGCCGGAATCCCTGTGCGTTCTCATGGCTGGGCGTCATGCAACGGAGCTCTTCCAGCCACTTGAGACGGTGATCCTGGATGAATGGCATGAACTGATCGGAAGCAAACGGGGGACGCAGGCAGAGCTCGCCCTCAGCTGGCTCCGCCTGCAGAAGCCCCAACTGCAGACCTGGGCCATCAGCGCCACGATCGGCAATCTCGAGGAAGCGGCACGCCATGCCCTTGGTGAAGGATCCGATCCATGCCTGATCACTGGAGCCCCAGAGCGGCCCCTTGAGATCCGAAGCATCGTTCCCGACAGCCTGGATGGGTTTCCATGGGGCGGCCATCTTGGACTGCGCCGCTACGAGGACCTGGTGGCCACCTTGAGCCCGACCACCAGCACCCTGCTATTCACCAACACACGCAACCAGGCGGAGCGCTGGTTTCAGTGCCTGCGCTTCGCCTGCCCCGAGATGGAAGGACTGCTGGCCCTGCATCACAGCGCAGTGGACCGTCAGGAACGGGAGGCGATCGAGGCCGGTGTGAAAGCCGGATCGCTGCGCTGGGTGGTGTGCACAAGCTCGCTCGATCTGGGGGTGGATTTCCAGCCGGTGGAGCGGGTGGTGCAGATCGGTTCCCCGAAGAACCTGGCCCGTCTCCTGCAACGGGCTGGCCGCTCCGCCCATTGCCCCGGAGGCACGTCACAGATGTGGTTCATGCCCACCAATGCTTTGGAACTGCTGGAACTGAGCGCCGTGCGACGAGGCCTGACCCAGGGCCTCGTGGAAGAGCGCCATCCACCGAATGAAGCCCTGGATGTGCTTCTGCAACACCTCACCACGCTGGCCTGCGGACCAGGGTTCACACCTGAGGCAACCCTGGAGTCGATCCGCAGGACCTCTAGTTACCGCAACCTGAGCGATGCAACGTGGCAATGGTGCCTGCGCTTTCTCGAACTGGGTGGCGATTGCCTTGGTGCCTACCCCCGCTACAGGAAGCTGGAGCGCGCGGACGACGGCCGGTTCGTCATTCGCGACAACACCATCGCCCGACTCCACCGTCTCAACATCGGCACGATCACCTCAGCACCAGCAATCCGCGTGCGCTTTGTTCGAGGAGCGGTGCTGGGGCATGTGGAGGAGACCTTTATCAGCCAGCTGAGGCCAAAGGATGTGTTCTTTTTCGCGGGCCGTCAGCTGGAGTTTGTGCGGCTTCGTGAGATGACGGCTTACGTCAAAGCCAGCACACGCAAAAGCACAGCCGTACCCGCATGGGCCGGAGGGCAAATGGCCCTTTCCGATCTGTTGACCCATCATCTGCGCGAGGAGGTGGCTCGTGCGGGCCGCGGCGATCTCGATACCCCGGAACTGCAAGCCCTGGCCCCCGTGTTCGAGCGTCAGAAGGATCTCTCCACACTGCCGGCGAACAACCAGTTCTTGATCGAGACCTGCCGCACCAGAGAGGGGACCCATCTCTACGCGTACCCCTTTGAGGGTCGTTTCGTGCATGAGGGGCTCGGGTTTCTCTGGTCCACTCGACTGACACGTCTCCATCGCGGAACGATCACGGTGTCGGTGAACGACTACGGGTTTGAACTGCTGGCACCTCGCAGCTATCCAATGGCCGATCTGCTGGAGGAACACCTCGACGCGTTACTCGCCGATGATCACCTGGAGAAGGATCTTGAACAGGCGCTCAACCTGTCCGAACTATGCCGCCGCCGCTTCCGAAGCATTGCGCAGGTGGCAGGGCTGCTGGTGCAGGGATACCCGGGTCAAAGCAAAAGTGCCGGCCAACTGCAGATCAGCGGCTCGCTCCTCTGGGAGGTGTTCTCAAAACATGAACCAGGCAATCTTCTCCTGAAGCAGGCGCAACAGGAGGTTCTGCAGGAGCAGCTTGAATTACAACGTCTACGCAGCGCCCTGAAACGGCTCCAGGAGGGAGAGGTTCTCCTTAGCGCCACCGCAAGACCAGGTCCTCTCGCCTTTCCACTGCTAGTGGAGCGTTTGAACAATCGGATGACCAATGAGTCAGTGATGGAACGGGTGCAGCGCATGGTCGCCGAAGCACAGCGCCTTGAAGGCGATTAGCGTCCGAGCGACCGCAGAAGCCCAACAGCGATGTTGTCCGCCTGGAGAGTGTTTGCGGAATTCCTGCTTTTGGGCTGCACCTCCTTCGGCGGGCCCGTGGCCCATCTCGGTTATTTCAGAGAACGCTTTGTGATGCGGCGGCACTGGCTATCCGATGAGGCCTATGCCGAATTAGTTGCCATCTGTCAGTTTCTGCCAGGCCCTGCCAGCTCTCAGGTGGGCATTGGCCTTGGCCTGATGCGAGCAGGATGGCTCGGTGGCATCGCAGCGTGGATCGGATTCACGCTGCCCTCGGCGGTCATTTTGCTGATCGCTTCTGCAGTGCTCAGCATCAATCCCGCCTGGCTCAATGGTGGCTGGGTTCAGGGCTTGAAGGTTGCTGCCGTCGCAGTGGTGACCCAGGCGGTATTGGGGATGCAAAAGCGGCTGGCACCTGACCGCCCGCGCCTCACTCTGATGGCGGTCAGCGCCATTCTGGTGCTGGTGGTGCCGTTGGCCTCTGTGCAGGTTCTGGCCCTGCTACTCGGCGCCGTGGTGGGAGTGTTGTGCTTTCGAACTCCTGATCAGAACGCCCAAGTGCTCAATGGCCTCCAGGTTCCTGTGCGGCGATCGGTTGCCATCGGCCTGCTCGGCCTGTTAGCGCTCCTCCTGGCCTTTCTCCCATGGCTCTCTGCCAGCACCAGACCGGTGGCTGTTCAACAATTGAGCGCCATGCTTCAAGCCGGTTCCCTGGTCTTTGGTGGGGGCCATGTTGTGTTGCCACTCCTTGAGCAATCCCTGGTCCCCCCAGGCTGGATCAGCCTTGATCGGTTTCTTGCTGGCTATGGAGCCGCCCAGGCAGTCCCCGGACCAATGTTCAGCCTTGCAGCCTTTTTAGGCTTTGACCTCCGGGGAGGTCTGCAAGGAATCACAGGTTCGATCCTGGCCTTAATCGCCCTGTTTCTCCCTGCTTTTCTGTTGATCGGCGGAGTGCTGCCTTTCTGGTCTGATCTCGGTCAATGTCGAGCGATGCGCCGCGCCTTGATGGGGGTGAACGCAGCTGTGGTGGGCATCCTTCTCGCCGCTCTTTATCAGCCCGTCTGGAGAGTTGGCATCCGCAACAGTGCTGACTTCAGCCTGGCTCTCTTGGCTGTACTCCTCCTGATGGCTTGGCGTCAGCCGGCCTGGAGGGTGGTGTTGTTTTGCGGGTTGATCGGCGGACTGGTGTTGCCGTGATGAGCCCATCAGCCGTCAGCTTGTTTCTGGTGGTGCTAGGGGGACGCACCCCCAATTGCCACGTTGAACTCCACGATGTGCGCTGGGTGGTGGGCCCCAACATTGAAACCACAATCCCCGAGCTCAGACGGCAATGGTGGGGAAGCCTGAAGGGGCTACACATCGACAGTTACACCTCCATTGACTCTGTCGATGGCTATGCCGTTTCGCTCGAATCAAACGCGGCTCCTGCGCTCGAGGGCAACACCACAAACCAACGGCTCTGGTTTATCAATCTGGGTGGCTATCAGCGCCATTCCCTTCAGGAATGGCACCACTTCGGTCTTGTGGTGGCGACAACCGCCCAGGCAGCCAAGGCGCGAGCCAGGACTCGCTGGCTTCAAGACCATGTGCAGGTGCACAAGGATGACCTCCATAGCCTTGACACAGTCGGTGGCATCGATGACTGCCTGCCAATTGAAACGATTTCAGGTTGGCGACTTGTTCTGACTCCCGAGCCCCACCGGCAAAACCATGACCTGCGACCCGAGTGGTTTGGGTATTGGCGCATCGACGGTCGCCAGCCCCAACCGAGGCCTCCAGCTTCCTGAAGTCATCGGCAAGCGGCCGACCACCAGGACGTGATGCGATCAGGAGAGCCATACCAGGATGATCCAAACAAGCCACCATGGGCCGTGGCTTCTAACAACACTGGCCTTGCATTGAGCAACAGAGCCGATTGCACAGGCACAAGGCCATCACCCCGCACCTGAGGGTCACCGCTGATGCTCCGATAGCTGCCGCGGGCACTGCGACGACTGAAAGCCGAGGCCAACGGCCCATTCAGATCCAGCTCACCGGCAACGGCCACGTAGTCAACCTCAGGGGCATGGCAACCCGGGAAGCGTCGATCAACCATGGCTCTCAAGGGTGTAGCCCTCTCGGCCTGGTGGGGGCTGCCGAGGGTGATCAGGCGATTGCAACGCTCGGCACCGGCATAGACACGACCAGCAAAGGGCTCATGACTGAGATAAAGGCGAAGCATCACCCCTCCGGAGCTATGCCCCACGAGGGTGACCTTTCCAGAGGGTGAACGGCTCTGCAACTCCTTCACAAGACCATCCACCCGATCGAGCAAACGACGCCAACCAAGAGACCAGCTCGTGAGCAACCAGTCGAGTCGGCTAGCGGGAGTGATCGCCACGGCCAAACCTTGCTCGTTCATGAGCCAGTCGGCCATCGGTTGATAAGCCGTGTCACTGATGAGAAACCCACCGAGAATCACGACGGGTTGTCGGGGATCCACCACGCTCATCACCACGAGAAACAACGGGCCCAGCCATCATCAAAGGAGATCACCCCGAAGCCCATGGTTCAGGAACGGGTCGCGGACTACCCAAGACCACCACGGCTGGAACCAAGCAGTGATCTGGTGCTTGTGAAGGTGGCTGGTGAAGTGCTGTACGAGGGCACGGGGGCCTGGCGGGTTCTCGAAACCTTCCACCCGCCCACCTATTACCTGCCACCTGAGGGAATCAAGCAGTCGCTGTTGCACCCTGCTGTTGGGCGCAGCTTCTGTGAATGGAAAGGTGTGGCGGAGTACTTCGACATTGTTGCCGGAGGACGCAGGATCCATCGCGCCGTCTGGCGTTACCCAACGCCCACGGCGGACTTCAAGGCCATCCAAGGGTGGTTCGCGTTGTATCCAGCACTGATGGATGGCTGTTGGCTGAATGGGGAGCCTGTCATTCCCCAGCCAGGAGGTTTCTACGGCGGTTGGATCAGTTCTGCCGTGGTAGGCCCTTTCAAGGGGGATCCAGCCCATCCTGAATTGATCTGAGCCTGCGGTGCCAAGCTGATGCCCTCTTCCACTGATTCAGCCCGCGAGCGGCTCGTGGAGTTGTTGATGAATCAGCCGCAGGATCCGGTCATCAGCGAGCTTCTGGATCAGGTCGAAGCGAAAAGCACCGTGGATCTCTTCAAGGCAGCGCAACACAGCCGTGGCTGAAACAGGCCCCATGGCTGGAGAACCTGCAGGTGATCGATCCGAAGCGAGGGAGAGGGATGAATCTGCTGCGTCTCGGTGGCCCCATGGCTGATCTGGCCGCCGTTGCCGTCAAAGCTGACCTGACGATCGAAAACAAGACACGGGTCTCCGTTCGCTTCCGCAGGGGGGCTGGCTCGGCCCCTCCCTCATCAGCGGTTGGCGGCCAACACTGATGGCGGCAATCCAACAAAGCTTTCCGGCCTGGCTTGAGATCACCTGGCTCGACGAGCGATTGCGGGTCTGTCGCGGTAACGCAGGCACCCGCTTCGCCCTCCTGCGTCGTGACGACCTAAGCGTCGATGCACTGATGGGAGAACGGCCATGACCGTGGTGGCCCTGGCCATGCTCCAGCAGCAAGGTTCCTGGCTCTTGCAGCTCCGCGATGACATCAGCGGAATCGTGGCCCCCGGATGCTGGGGATTGTTCGGTGGTCACCTGGAGCCGGGGGAATCGCCCGAGCAGGGACTACGCAGGGAATTAATCGAGGAGATCGGCTGGTGTCCGCTAACCCTGAACCCTTGGTTTCAGCACCAGACACCCCAGCGCCTCCTGCATGCCTTCCATGGCGATCTGGATGTGCCTCTCTCGGAACTCACGCTCCTGGAAGGGCAGGATCTGACCTTGGCGCAACCAGAAGAGATCCACCAAGGCGCGGTTTGGAGCCCGCGACTCCGTGAATGCAGACCTTTAGCACCATCGCTTCAGCTGATCAGCCTCAGGCTGAAAGAACTCTCTGGCGAATGATTCAGACGCCATTGAGAAACAGAACCATCCCGATCACAACCAGGATCAAGACAAGCCACCACCCCCAACGCCTCACCCAACGGCTGGATGAGAAGCGTTCCTGACGAAAAGCTGCCCGTCCCTGACCGACAGGGCATCCACAGCGAGCGCAAACCAGGCGACCGGCCAGGGAACGGTCCGCACGGAAGGAACTGCACCCGCATTGCCTGCAGCGGCGGCTGATCCCCATCACGACACAGCAGAAACCTGGAGAATGGCGACATGGGCCCTCATTCGACAAGTCCCGACCACCATCCCTGGCTGTCTCTCAACTCCGTGGAGGCATGGATCCAAGACAAGCGCGTGTTCAAGGATCTGAGCCTGGATCTCTGGAGTGGTGAGCCCACGGTCGTTCTGGGCCCGAATGGTTCTGGAAAAAGTTCGCTGGTGAGGCTGATCAGTCGGGCGCTGTATCCGGTCGTCCGCCCGGGTTCTCATCTGAGGATCTTCGGGGAGGAGACGATCAAACTCTGGGAGCTTCGCCGCCAACTCGGGATCGTGAACAGCGATCTGGACAGTCGCATCCACCCTTCGACCCAGGGCAGGGAGCTGCTGTTATCGGCATTCTTCGGCGCAGTCAGACTCGGAAGGGAGCCGATCCCTACGCCCCTGCAGAACCAACGGGTTGAGCTGTTGCTGAAGGAGATGGATCTCGATGCACAGGGGCGACAGCCCTACGGCTCACTCTCTGATGGCCAGAAACGGCGGTTGCAGATCGCGCGAGCGCTCGTCCATGAGCCGGAGGTTCTGGTTCTCGATGAACCCATGAACACCCTCGACCTCAAAGCGCGACACAGCCTTCAGAAGACTCTGCGCAAGCTCTGCAGGCAGGGAATCACCCTGGTGATGGTCACCCACAGCATTGAAAGCATCATTCCCGAGATCGAGAGGGTGATCGGTCTTCGCGATGGTCAGGTGGTGATGGACGACACACCGAAACGTGCACTCACTGATCAGGCATTGTCTGAGCTATTCGACACACCGCTGCAGGTGGTTGAAGCCAATGGTTACCGACAAGTGTTACCAGGCTGAGCATGCTTGGCAGCAGTCGTGATCGTGCGGTGCTCGTTCAGATCATTCCGGCCCTGGCCT
Proteins encoded:
- a CDS encoding ligase-associated DNA damage response DEXH box helicase: MNGRSHDRELLAPVEEWFERQGWTPLPFQRQTWQAHLRGRSGLIQVPTGSGKTYAAVMAPIAKALAQSVPRRGVRLLYITPLRALSRDLAQALLEPIEAMGWPLRVGIRNGDTPSAERSRQLKSPPDILITTPESLCVLMAGRHATELFQPLETVILDEWHELIGSKRGTQAELALSWLRLQKPQLQTWAISATIGNLEEAARHALGEGSDPCLITGAPERPLEIRSIVPDSLDGFPWGGHLGLRRYEDLVATLSPTTSTLLFTNTRNQAERWFQCLRFACPEMEGLLALHHSAVDRQEREAIEAGVKAGSLRWVVCTSSLDLGVDFQPVERVVQIGSPKNLARLLQRAGRSAHCPGGTSQMWFMPTNALELLELSAVRRGLTQGLVEERHPPNEALDVLLQHLTTLACGPGFTPEATLESIRRTSSYRNLSDATWQWCLRFLELGGDCLGAYPRYRKLERADDGRFVIRDNTIARLHRLNIGTITSAPAIRVRFVRGAVLGHVEETFISQLRPKDVFFFAGRQLEFVRLREMTAYVKASTRKSTAVPAWAGGQMALSDLLTHHLREEVARAGRGDLDTPELQALAPVFERQKDLSTLPANNQFLIETCRTREGTHLYAYPFEGRFVHEGLGFLWSTRLTRLHRGTITVSVNDYGFELLAPRSYPMADLLEEHLDALLADDHLEKDLEQALNLSELCRRRFRSIAQVAGLLVQGYPGQSKSAGQLQISGSLLWEVFSKHEPGNLLLKQAQQEVLQEQLELQRLRSALKRLQEGEVLLSATARPGPLAFPLLVERLNNRMTNESVMERVQRMVAEAQRLEGD
- the chrA gene encoding chromate efflux transporter produces the protein MLSAWRVFAEFLLLGCTSFGGPVAHLGYFRERFVMRRHWLSDEAYAELVAICQFLPGPASSQVGIGLGLMRAGWLGGIAAWIGFTLPSAVILLIASAVLSINPAWLNGGWVQGLKVAAVAVVTQAVLGMQKRLAPDRPRLTLMAVSAILVLVVPLASVQVLALLLGAVVGVLCFRTPDQNAQVLNGLQVPVRRSVAIGLLGLLALLLAFLPWLSASTRPVAVQQLSAMLQAGSLVFGGGHVVLPLLEQSLVPPGWISLDRFLAGYGAAQAVPGPMFSLAAFLGFDLRGGLQGITGSILALIALFLPAFLLIGGVLPFWSDLGQCRAMRRALMGVNAAVVGILLAALYQPVWRVGIRNSADFSLALLAVLLLMAWRQPAWRVVLFCGLIGGLVLP
- a CDS encoding DUF1543 domain-containing protein, giving the protein MSPSAVSLFLVVLGGRTPNCHVELHDVRWVVGPNIETTIPELRRQWWGSLKGLHIDSYTSIDSVDGYAVSLESNAAPALEGNTTNQRLWFINLGGYQRHSLQEWHHFGLVVATTAQAAKARARTRWLQDHVQVHKDDLHSLDTVGGIDDCLPIETISGWRLVLTPEPHRQNHDLRPEWFGYWRIDGRQPQPRPPAS
- a CDS encoding alpha/beta hydrolase, giving the protein MSVVDPRQPVVILGGFLISDTAYQPMADWLMNEQGLAVAITPASRLDWLLTSWSLGWRRLLDRVDGLVKELQSRSPSGKVTLVGHSSGGVMLRLYLSHEPFAGRVYAGAERCNRLITLGSPHQAERATPLRAMVDRRFPGCHAPEVDYVAVAGELDLNGPLASAFSRRSARGSYRSISGDPQVRGDGLVPVQSALLLNARPVLLEATAHGGLFGSSWYGSPDRITSWWSAACR
- a CDS encoding DUF427 domain-containing protein — protein: MVQERVADYPRPPRLEPSSDLVLVKVAGEVLYEGTGAWRVLETFHPPTYYLPPEGIKQSLLHPAVGRSFCEWKGVAEYFDIVAGGRRIHRAVWRYPTPTADFKAIQGWFALYPALMDGCWLNGEPVIPQPGGFYGGWISSAVVGPFKGDPAHPELI
- a CDS encoding PAP/fibrillin family protein, whose product is MAAIQQSFPAWLEITWLDERLRVCRGNAGTRFALLRRDDLSVDALMGERP
- a CDS encoding NUDIX hydrolase, whose product is MTVVALAMLQQQGSWLLQLRDDISGIVAPGCWGLFGGHLEPGESPEQGLRRELIEEIGWCPLTLNPWFQHQTPQRLLHAFHGDLDVPLSELTLLEGQDLTLAQPEEIHQGAVWSPRLRECRPLAPSLQLISLRLKELSGE